From a single Desulfobulbaceae bacterium DB1 genomic region:
- a CDS encoding DNA-directed RNA polymerase subunit omega: MARITVEDCLSRIGNENRFMLIHLAVSRVKQHRNGQQYLVKGKNKEAVMSLREIAAGKVNFDNIADFNKKTAAEKKVIIEPSLDADA; this comes from the coding sequence ATGGCACGTATTACTGTTGAAGACTGTCTGAGCCGAATAGGCAATGAAAACCGCTTTATGTTGATTCATCTGGCGGTTTCCAGGGTCAAGCAGCACCGCAACGGCCAGCAGTATCTCGTCAAGGGCAAGAACAAGGAAGCCGTCATGTCCCTGCGGGAAATAGCCGCGGGCAAAGTGAATTTTGATAATATTGCCGATTTCAACAAAAAAACGGCAGCCGAAAAAAAGGTGATCATCGAGCCTTCCCTGGATGCAGACGCTTAA